In Sphingobacterium thalpophilum, a genomic segment contains:
- a CDS encoding DUF3078 domain-containing protein, with protein MKLFNFVGMALLCLSITSLKAQDLKDLRAKPDTVISVQKEQPLNIKTIRPIVPKLNLEVDYWKHWTKFGINLNQASFNDNWKGGGVGSIAVGLNANHKSDYTKDNFNFVTEVDLRYGKIKNTNNIAKKNNDRIFWDNKLSYKLSANWALFTSVTFESQFDAGYKYKTVNGRDTIDYIENAFMAPAYLTESFGLEYKPSNEFSLRFGTGTARQTFILDERVKPRSGEGFFEKYGYYRDPNNPSAGTGERFGVKEDRTFANALAFQLTGNLDKNFTDKLNVKARYNLFADYEKLSNPTHRLDVTVTAKVTRVINVNLNGIMIYDPDVISRVQLSQSLAMGIVYSLPK; from the coding sequence ATGAAGTTATTCAATTTTGTCGGCATGGCTCTGCTTTGCCTTTCTATTACCAGCTTAAAAGCACAGGATCTGAAAGATCTTCGCGCTAAGCCAGATACCGTAATTTCTGTACAGAAAGAGCAACCATTAAATATTAAAACGATTCGTCCTATAGTTCCAAAACTAAACTTAGAGGTAGACTATTGGAAACATTGGACAAAATTTGGGATCAATTTAAATCAGGCGTCATTTAATGATAATTGGAAAGGTGGCGGTGTTGGTTCTATTGCTGTAGGATTGAATGCGAATCATAAATCGGATTATACGAAGGACAATTTCAATTTTGTGACCGAAGTTGATTTACGTTATGGAAAGATAAAGAATACCAATAATATTGCGAAGAAGAATAATGACCGTATATTTTGGGATAATAAGCTTTCTTATAAATTGTCTGCCAATTGGGCATTGTTTACGTCGGTGACATTTGAGTCGCAATTTGATGCGGGTTATAAGTATAAAACGGTTAACGGCAGAGATACAATAGACTATATTGAGAATGCGTTTATGGCACCAGCTTATCTGACAGAATCTTTCGGTCTTGAGTATAAGCCTAGTAACGAATTTTCCCTACGTTTCGGTACAGGTACTGCACGCCAGACTTTTATCTTGGATGAGCGTGTTAAGCCTCGTTCTGGAGAAGGTTTCTTTGAGAAATATGGCTATTATAGAGATCCTAACAATCCAAGTGCGGGTACTGGTGAACGATTTGGTGTAAAGGAAGACCGCACTTTTGCCAATGCACTGGCATTCCAGCTAACGGGTAACCTAGACAAAAACTTCACAGATAAACTGAATGTAAAGGCTCGTTATAACCTTTTTGCTGATTACGAGAAACTTTCCAATCCTACACACCGTCTGGATGTAACTGTAACGGCAAAAGTCACGAGAGTCATCAATGTGAACTTAAATGGTATTATGATCTATGATCCAGATGTTATTTCAAGAGTACAGTTGAGCCAGTCGCTGGCAATGGGTATAGTCTATAGTTTACCAAAATAA
- a CDS encoding N-acetylmuramoyl-L-alanine amidase codes for MSIGILLCSLLSLASCKSKIQPVVAKPLVASFASALVVEEKVEAKPDTNLLTPEERKVVFLQKSGNHPYWRQEEAIHYDVRKPNYVIIHHTAQDSIGQTIKTFQIPRTKVSSHYVIGRNGEIIQMLNDYVRSWHAGVAKWGSIVDMNSCSIGIELDNNGREPFPEAQINSLMTVLDTLKSRYLIPANNFIGHADIAPSRKNDPSVFFPWKKLAERGFGIWYDEGQLVAPPDSFNAIDALKIIGYDTSNLKAAIVAFKRKFVVRDTTPELTIYDKSVLYNIYKQYGA; via the coding sequence GTGTCAATAGGGATATTGCTTTGTTCATTGCTGTCTTTGGCAAGCTGCAAGTCGAAGATACAGCCGGTGGTTGCAAAACCGCTAGTTGCGTCATTTGCTTCTGCATTGGTTGTGGAAGAGAAAGTCGAAGCTAAGCCAGATACCAATTTATTGACACCTGAGGAAAGAAAGGTTGTTTTTTTACAGAAATCTGGAAACCATCCTTATTGGCGCCAAGAGGAAGCCATACATTATGATGTTCGTAAACCTAACTATGTCATTATTCATCATACAGCACAAGATAGTATTGGGCAGACGATCAAAACCTTTCAGATTCCAAGAACTAAAGTGAGTTCACATTATGTCATTGGCCGGAATGGGGAGATTATACAAATGTTGAACGATTATGTTCGGTCTTGGCATGCGGGGGTGGCAAAATGGGGTTCTATTGTCGACATGAACTCCTGTTCTATAGGTATAGAATTGGATAATAATGGTAGGGAGCCTTTTCCTGAGGCACAAATTAATTCATTGATGACTGTGCTTGATACCTTGAAATCGCGTTATTTAATTCCAGCAAATAATTTTATTGGCCATGCTGATATCGCTCCATCACGCAAGAATGATCCAAGCGTTTTTTTCCCGTGGAAAAAGCTTGCAGAACGGGGTTTTGGAATATGGTATGATGAAGGACAGCTTGTGGCCCCTCCTGATAGCTTTAATGCGATAGATGCGCTTAAAATTATTGGTTATGATACATCCAATCTAAAAGCCGCTATCGTTGCCTTTAAACGAAAGTTTGTCGTTCGAGATACAACCCCCGAATTGACCATATACGATAAGAGTGTATTGTACAATATCTATAAACAATACGGAGCCTGA